TGCAGGCGGGTTGACGGGTCCATTTCGGGCCGGAGTCGTAGAGAGGTAGTGTGTGTGAGAGTGAGTGAAGTGTTACAAATGTCGAAGTCAGTGTCGATGATTTTTCTTGGAAATCGTGAGAAATTTTGGAGCACTTCGGATGGTTCGACAAACCTCTTTCTCTTGAAGGAATCTaattagccttttttttttttttttcctttcactttttaattctctttggAAAAGTTTTTTCAGAGAATTAAaactttgaatatatatatattttttaaattttgcaaAATGAGCGTAAAAATgttgaatataaatattataaaattaaaacaaattatttgaatataatttatattttaaaattagaaaaaatattttttgtttttaaaaaaaattataataattagatgaaaaaattaaataatatttttatatttaaataatatttgaaaataaaatatataaaaatatttgagaaactttaattaattttagagcAACCGATAGGAATAGCCTGAATAGGGCGTGAACTCAATGACATCAAGTGTCAAAGTGTAAAGATATCCAATGTCCCGACCTAAATGAAGTGGATATGACTAAGCTCAAAGGCATATATATACCCAATGAAATGGAAACCTTAATTTAAAgcttttaaaccaaacaacacaAAACAAGTGTAGAATTAGGAAGAGCCAATATTCAAGTTGCACAACACCTACCAAACAAAATCAGCTAGACCGTtccaattatttgatattttattagatattttaatataagatatttgAAACTTTGATTACTAtgtaaataatttatacaagtaATGATACATCTACgatatttttacaatttctttaaaaaatagtataaataACGTGGTATTCTCAATGTATCATAATACGTCgtatcataaaattatttttatatatgttaaGAGCACTGACATTGACTTAGCCATATGTTAATGTTAGTTACAACTTAACTAATAGGACATAAAATCTCTATATATTGGATTAAGTATTATCATCTTATTTTGATTATGCAttatgaataatgttatatacagttatgaGATATTGTGGAAGTATCACgtacttattttgaaaaaaaataaaatttattattaaaaaattattatttttatatacatcttatatttactcaatttctatgtaattttttttattttttcccccttttatttcaatcattttttatatgcatttaaatatttttttaaaataaaaaagatcaatttactactaataattttcttaattattaaataaaaaataaaaatatcaatcgaATAATTCAACCATCATTTtctaactataaatatcatttttcaaaacagttATACGATGATCACGTGGGGTAACCAACAAGAATTTCAGAGACGACAACTCCATCCCTTACGCCTGTGACTCTTAAACCAGCAATCAATCGTCAATCAATCAAACTCCATCGAACGAAACCGACACCGGCAAGTAGCGATCCTACACGCACGCACGCGTATAACCCACATGCACCAACATCCTCTCCTCGTGGCGCCCTTCCATTGGCTGAGACGCTTGATTTCGTCCCGACCAAAGACCCGCCTTATTCTTTCTAATCTCATAAAACCCAACGCGTGGAGACACAATTTCTGACCGCGAAGAGTTCTTAATCCTCACCAACCACGTGTCAGATCGCGCCACCCCTGCAAGCCACGCGTAAAAATTCTCAGAGGTCTGAGGTCGCCACGTGACATGTCGTGGTGGAGTAGGTCACAGCAGCTCTATAGCCATACAAGTCTCTTCCTATATAAAGGGTTGGCTCAACCTTTAACATCTCTTCGATCTGTGATATATGAAAGATAAGCTGGAAACAAAAATGGAAGGGATAGGAGGAGCATCTTCGGTGAGGATTGATAGGAAATCCTCCATAGATTCCGAGCCCAGAACTTTGAGCATCGATCAAATCCACTATGCCAGGgtaacaacatatatatatatatattgcttctctttttcatatttatatatgattttgcAGTATTTTTAGAGATCAGAGAGAGCTTTATGACATAGGTCTGtgatagtttttgttttttgtttgcagGAGGCAGCGCTGTATGTGATCAAAACTATGTCCATTGAAGAAGCAATGAGTATTTTCACGCAGGTAAAGCAAAGCCTAGCATTGGAAAGAGAGAACTCTTGATCGGTCATAAATTTTACAGAGTTTTATATGAATGATCACGATcactaattatatatttttggtttCTTGATTTCAATGATATCTGCCATATGCAAGAGGCCCAAATCCTTTACCATGCACGCATGCATGCGGCTTAAAGTTAGAGATCATGGATAACCCTCATGATGATCCTTTGGTAGTTTGATGCATACATGCATAGGTATGCAACAAACAATTAATTAAGAATCTGCATGCTTGACGTATGTGGAtatataattttcttgctaGCACTTGGATTATTTACGTACACAACAGACATATGCATactaccttcttcttcttcttcttcttcttcttcttctttcccatTAAATAGAGATTTTTGATCTGTAAAACATGAATTGTCTTGTGTTGCAATCCAAAGAAATTGCTTGTAATTTTACTGTAGTCCTTGTCCAGAATCTCTGGCCTGTCTTAGATCTTTTGTATGTTGTTTCTGCAACTGATTGatctaattaatttaacaaaTTCCAAATGGCAATTTGCAGGGATTAGAACCAGTTGTTAGTGCTGGAAGGTGTAAGAAAAATAATGCAATATTGATAGATACAGGTGAAGAGCTGGAGCGTGCAGCTGGAGATCATCACCATCTACCTGGACGCAGGGATATTGCATCTGCAcctttctagttttttttttttttttttcttttttttttaatatttaattttattattattatatcacATACCATGCCAATTTTTTATCGTCTTCTTCTTAATTTTGATCTTTTGTCATGTAAAGAGGTTCGTCATGTATAGGATGGAATTTTGCCAAATTTCCATGATCATCCTATTTGATTGTTTCTCATGATCatattttcaagatttttttaagttagaaAAAACTCCCATGATTATTAATTGTGACGTACGAATATTGTTCAAATAACACTACTTATATAAATGACGTCATTAATGGATctgatgatcatatatatatatatatgcatgttgccattaataaataaaagatatattaaGATTATTGAGTGTTTAAGAATTGATTAGTAAACctctcaattttaattttttgatatgaCAATGTCCAAACCATATTCgatctttaaaatatatattgccAATTACACgtatcatattttaatatttgaagtgatttttatattatataaagtcattaaaatatatagatattatgaGTAGTACTGGAGATCAAAGATCTTATACGATGAAGAGTTGCTCTAGATTAATATCTAATCAGATCATTCACATCCCGCTAGTCAATGTTTAGTTAATCAGCCTAGCTAGCCAGTACCAAAGCTTAGATTTTCTTTGTTTCGAGTCTTTGACCGTTCCAAATGTGGGAAATTTATGGTATTGATCTTTAGCTCCTGGGCTAACCAAAATCTAAATTTGGCTAAAAGATTATTAATTCCCTGACCAAATGAGCAAAGAACAAAAGGAGTAAGAAGATAGAGAAAACACACTGCATACAGACTACAGAGGAGAAGCTTTTTTCTTGGGTTTTAGTGGGCATCTATCTGTGTCACTTACGAAATAGACATCCTTGTACAAAAGCCAACCAAATGGACCTATGAAACAGAGCACCCCTCGTTTGTTTTCGCAACTgaaaaccaaaattttgaaaatttcttttaagtttttaaaattttataaattttacaaaaataaacacgcattttaatttatcaatttttatctcaaaagatCTTAAGTTTCTTCTTAAGTTTTCATCTCTCCAGCTCTCACATTATTTCAATAATGTTCcctcaataatatattttaaataaacagtATATTGACATAAATACACActgtaaaaaaaagtaaaagttgtACCAAACGTGCagcaaaatatttgattaaaagaaaaaatatttacacaaggtaaaaaaataaaggaagtagcaaaaaaaaaaaaaattgaccaaatggtctctcttaaaaaaaaaaaagagaggaagcagcaaaaaaaaaaaaaaaaaaaaaacagttgaccaaatggtttctctcagtaaaaaaaaaggaagcagcaaaaaaataaattgcacccattgataaataaataaacaaaggaagcagcaaaaaagaaaaaatttatcaaatgtttaaaaaaaaaaggaaaaaaaattacactattggtaaataaataaacaaaggaagtaggaaaaaaaacaattgatCAAATGGTTTCTCTTAGTAAAaacaccattggtaaataaataaacaaaggaagcagaaaaaaaaaatgatcaaatggttaaaaaaaagcagcaaaaaaaatgcacaattagtaaataaataaacaaaagaagcaacaaaaaaaaacaattgaccaaatgatttttctcagtaaaaaaaaaacagaagcagtaaaaaaaaagttgtaccattggtaaataaataaacaaaggaagcagcaaaaaaaaaaaagagcaaaaaattgatcaaatggtttaaaaaaaacagcaaaaaaaaaaaaagtttgcaccattggtaaataaataaataaaagaagcagaaaaaaaaatttttgcacgattggtaaataaataaacaaataaaatattctaaaagtaTTACAAGTACTTGTGGGTCCCATCATATTATTAACTATAACAAAGtcaaactaatctcatctcatatatgaaaataaacacatattttatctaatttcatctcatctcaacatatctTAAAAGAtttcttcttatatattttatctcatctctaaaaacaaatgaGACCGCAACGTACAAAAGATGTTCTCATAAAAATTTTTCTAACATTGCCCTCGTGGACTTAGAGCAGTTATTAGAAACATCAATTAGCAACAGAATCACAAAGTACATACAAGCTCGCATGCAGGGCATTAATGGGATGATAAAATCGATCCCATATCAATGCCACCAAAATTCGGGAGTTTCAACAAAAATGATTCCACCGTATATCAATCACAAATAATAAACACACACTATCTTACAAGTATTTTTGTGGTATAATTTCATGGGTGTAAGTATTGAAGAAAAAAGGTATTAATTAGTGgctgatccttttttttttttctacccaTCAGCTATCCAGTGGTGAGTCTAGATCCATCATGTAAATACGATCCTCCTGATGAACACTGGCTTCCTGAACATTGCATCCATCTACACTCAGTCCAGCAGTCTCGTCCTGGTCCCAATTGATCATGTTTATCAACTCATGGAAAAAAGGATCATCGTCATGATCAATTTCATCACGACTGAGATTCTGTCAAATCCATCAACAAATTGTACATAAGTAAGGATAGAACTTCGAGGACAACATGCAAGCAGAAGACAACAGTACATGAAGAATAACATCAGGAGTTTTTGTCTATACCATTAGCATGGAAAAAGTAGAGATTCACAAACAATTAAGATCATGCCGTCCAATGAAAAACATCAACAACGATATGATATTATACTTTCACTTCCAGTAAGtagattatttattttccaaaaccAACAAATTCTTGTATACTTCATGAAAATTTGTATACAGGAATGTGGTATGCATATCTAGAATAAGTATTTGTCCACAATCTCTTCCCACTATTAATAACAGTGTTATGAAAATCAAGTGAGTTATAAACTGGTTTCAAATCAtatgacatatattatatagtttgatAAGCAGTCTTAAAAGTTCAGGTTGCTGTTTCcaatatcatataattttaaaattacaacgAATCTATGATAAGATCATTGATTAACAGCTTGTTTACAGGTTTGCACAgctttatcattattttcaaaattgccTTAGAAAATGGgctgagaaaggaaagaaaaagaatgacaTATGGATTGCCAATATTAGAAATACCATATGTTGCAAAATTTGGACCCGGTTATCTGTATTGTGGTTCAGTGGTGAGTTAATATAATAGAAATGAATGATACTTGGCAACTATCACATTAAAAAACATGAATGTATTAGATCAGACAAGTGAACAATGTCCAAAGCTCTCGGTAAGTGTGTAATGAACAGTGAACATTAGAAAAGATGTCATGCTTAAAATTCCGGCCGCAACTAGATTAAGGAGATATTGCTGTCACCCACCTCATCTCCACACGAAATCACAGTGTTGTCCTCAGCGAGGTGGTGAGCAAGCATTGAATTCTCATCCTCATTATCAGCACGCACTGctggaagaattttttttttttgtataagtaagaagaatattttattgatataaagataggcatagcccaagtggAACACCTGAAACTTGATACAACTTACTCGAGACATTATTATGGGGAACATCTGAAATGATCCCCTCACACCGTGATGGCACAGTTTCAGATAGACATGACTCAGATATCGCGCCAACCAATGATGTGGTGCCAATAGCAGCTGAACTGATAGTGTTATTAGGCAGCATAAAACTTGTGGTAGACCTGCCAGCCAAGGTAACATCTTCTGCACAGTCAGCCTCCTCAACATCACTCCAATCACTCCAATCTTCTTCTTTAAATGGTGCTACATATCGGGCACCATTTTTTGGCCCTTTGCCCTTCTTCTGGAAAATCTTACAAAGCACATATGTGTTCTGCAAGACAAATGTCACAAGAATCAATTCAAAAACGGCCACCATAGCACCATCGAGTGGTTTTACATATGCAGGAACAAAAACGGAAATATAGTATAACTTATCACTCCTCTATGCTCCATTTTTTGAAAGGGATAAAATTATTTCTCTGCCATTTTTTCTCACTCTCCTTCAGAAGGGAAGGCATAAGTAGGAAATAACTAATTGTCTCTTGAGGACAATACATTTCAAAATTACCCTTACAAAGATTTCCAGATTTTGAAGTATGCATATTCGTGGGGGCAATTCTGGAAACTCGCATAAAGATATACATGCGGTTAGGAACaggaaaaaaatgaagcatCTACAAAATGGAAAGACTGACAAATAATAGAGCCCGGAGGGAGTAAATGCATTTACAAAACTATCCTTGTTTCAACATGGCATAAAACTCAGTAAACAAGAACCCTTTTACATGGAGATTATAGAAACACGCATATATTAAACTACTGAAGAGGATGGAAACTTCATAAATAAAGAAGCAAACAAATACacattaaaatttctttttcttttttcaaaattaaaattgagtGCTCCTTCGGTCCATTTTTGACAGAAAATAACCAAAGCCTGGAAATAGATGTGCCATTCCAAATAGGAATGAACTAGTTATAAATTAGCTCATACAAAAAACACGTCAGATAACAAAGCCTTTTTTCCTAATCcaagcaacaacaacaacaacgcTTTTGATCATACAAGCAAGAGTATCAAACCCAGAATGATAAATATCCAAGCATTACCGGAACATCATCTTCCATAGCCAGATTCTCATAGTTAAGACTGTACTCACGCATAACCCAATTTGTTCGTTCCCTTTGTTCTTCACTTTGTCTGTGAAAAACCATTGTTCTTCTTGAGCCCACCAACACTTCATTGTGACAAACATCTTTACACTTTCCGGTGCTTTTCCAGTACCCAAATTCAGTTGAGCGATTCACTCTAGGCCcatttgcatattttttctCAACTGGGCAAAAGAAGTACCATTTCAGATCACCACTTCTCGAAAtggatttttctgatgaaggaaAATGCACACTTCAGTAAGAAACAACGAGAGAAAGCATAATACACTAACCAACCATGACAACAAAAACATGTACATAAGATTGTTCCCGTGTACCTTTAAGATTCCATGGGGCACACTCGTAGATGTTAACCTCTGCAATTTCTCGAGGATGGAACCTTCTCTTCTTAACTTTCCTCTTTAGATAAAAAACAACCAGCTGAACATCAGTAGGATCAAAATGATACCCTGGCTGCCGGCGTGGCGTTCTCCCCATCAATTAATTCAACGCAAAGACCCAACCAAGTGCCGCTTTCACAGAAACAATTTCTTAACTTTCTTAGAATGCAATGAGAATGGAGCTATCCacaaaaagaaaactgaaaattgTCACGTCCAATCCCAAAAAAAGATCTTCCGCAAATCCAATAGCCTCCCCGACTTCTTGGAACAAAACCGAAAAATTGACAAATGTTTTTCGTTGAGATCAAAAGACATTTGGCGTGCAGTGATTACCCTGCTATCAACATTATTAAGCACGCAATCCGAAAAAGCCCAAAACAGATACCACAGACTAAATTAGAAGATAAATTAACCAACGAATCAAATTTTGAAACCTTTCTTTCCAAGCAGAGACATCTCTGACAAAATTAACATCAAAGGGAGATGAAACTATAGCAAATTACCACAGAAGCCCGAAACAACGCCCAAAAAACCACATGGTATAATCGaaaattgagtaaaaatatgACAGAACGCGTTTTCACCCGAGAGGCATATAACACTCGAGAGGcatataaatcaaataataaatcggcctatcaaaaatataaatcaaataataaaccaGATCACCTACAATAACATCTCCAAACCAAAGAACAGAAAGAAAAGCGAACCcagataaaaataatgaattacGTCATTTTTTTCTCAGAAGACATAAACCTAACGCtcctcaaaatgaaaaaaaaaaaaataaataaaaataaaggaaaagaaatactCAAGAAAGCTATAGTATACGAAGATGAAAATGAACTAGCCGTGAAACACAAAATAGAGGAAAAGCC
The genomic region above belongs to Carya illinoinensis cultivar Pawnee chromosome 4, C.illinoinensisPawnee_v1, whole genome shotgun sequence and contains:
- the LOC122307843 gene encoding uncharacterized protein LOC122307843; translation: MKDKLETKMEGIGGASSVRIDRKSSIDSEPRTLSIDQIHYAREAALYVIKTMSIEEAMSIFTQGLEPVVSAGRCKKNNAILIDTGEELERAAGDHHHLPGRRDIASAPF
- the LOC122307308 gene encoding NAC domain-containing protein 82-like isoform X1 — its product is MGRTPRRQPGYHFDPTDVQLVVFYLKRKVKKRRFHPREIAEVNIYECAPWNLKEKSISRSGDLKWYFFCPVEKKYANGPRVNRSTEFGYWKSTGKCKDVCHNEVLVGSRRTMVFHRQSEEQRERTNWVMREYSLNYENLAMEDDVPNTYVLCKIFQKKGKGPKNGARYVAPFKEEDWSDWSDVEEADCAEDVTLAGRSTTSFMLPNNTISSAAIGTTSLVGAISESCLSETVPSRCEGIISDVPHNNVSTVRADNEDENSMLAHHLAEDNTVISCGDENLSRDEIDHDDDPFFHELINMINWDQDETAGLSVDGCNVQEASVHQEDRIYMMDLDSPLDS
- the LOC122307308 gene encoding NAC domain-containing protein 82-like isoform X2; this translates as MGRTPRRQPGYHFDPTDVQLVVFYLKRKVKKRRFHPREIAEVNIYECAPWNLKEKSISRSGDLKWYFFCPVEKKYANGPRVNRSTEFGYWKSTGKCKDVCHNEVLVGSRRTMVFHRQSEEQRERTNWVMREYSLNYENLAMEDDVPNTYVLCKIFQKKGKGPKNGARYVAPFKEEDWSDWSDVEEADCAEDVTLAGRSTTSFMLPNNTISSAAIGTTSLVGAISESCLSETVPSRCEGIISDVPHNNVSMRADNEDENSMLAHHLAEDNTVISCGDENLSRDEIDHDDDPFFHELINMINWDQDETAGLSVDGCNVQEASVHQEDRIYMMDLDSPLDS